The following is a genomic window from Hyphomicrobiales bacterium.
CGGCGATCATGGCCTCGCGACCGGCTTCGATGCGCTTGGCGATGGCGATTTCGCCCTCGCGCGACAGAAGCTCGACCGAGCCCATCTCGCGCAGGTACATGCGGACCGGATCGTCCGTGCGCTCGGCCGGCTCGCTCGCCTTCTCGACCTTGACGGGAACCGAGGGGCGAGCCTGCTCGACGAGCTCACCGCCTTCGGCCTCTTCTTCCTCGCTCTCGCCCTCGCTGTTCGAATCGTCGGCTTCTTCCGATTCGATGACGTTGATGCCCATCTCGTTGAGCTGGGCGAGCACATCCTCAATCTGCTCGGAGGAAAATTCCTCCGAGGGGAGAACCTCGTTCAACTCGTCATAGGTCACATAGCCGCGCTTCTTCGCGACCTTGATCATGCGCTTTACAGCGCCATCGCTGAGATCGAGCAACGGACCGTCAGCTTGCGGCTCCGCGACTTCCTGGTTGTCTTCCCGCTCGGTCGTCTTCGTCGCCATGTTCCATGCTCCACTCGCACACAGCCTATCGCGTCAGCCATATGCGCTCATAGACAAAAAGGCAGCATGAGCCCCGACGCTCAGCCACCCGTCGCATTCTTCATTCAAGCGCGTGACCGCTTGACTAACCGTTAACCAACCCCCGGTCGCGGCAAGCCGAACCGAAAACCTCAAAAACTGCGGCGCTTTGCGCCCACGCACTATAAACAGCTCCACCACGCCGAAGCCGCCACCCACCTATGGGCGGTCACGGGAGGTTGACATTTTTTTCGCCGCCTCCCGGTCGGCCTCCGCTCCGTCGAGCGAAGTCAACTGGGTACGCACCTCCGTGAGCCAAGCGAGATTCGCCTCGCTTTCGTCCTCGGCAAGGGCACGTTCAGCGGCCTTCAGTTCGCTATGTAGCGTGAATGCGCGCCGATGCAAGATCAGTGCTTGCCGCAATATCTCCTCGACGGCCGACAATTCGGCGTCCTGATCGAAGGCCCAGACATCCCCATGACGCACCACGACGCGCAGCCGCTCGGCTGCCAGCGCGACTTCCTGCGGTAGCGAATCGGATGGCTGCGGTCCATCCATCGCCAAGGCTTCCCTGTCGATCAGGCAGGCCCGAAGGCGTAGCGCATCTGCATTGGCAAAATCAAGCGAAGTCACGTCTTCGCCGTAGCGATGCATCAATTCCGGATGGGCGAGAAGCGTCAACACGATCAGGGCTTCACGCGGTGCCCCCGCATTCGTGGCGGCGAACAGAGAGTTTCGCGCCAGGCTCTGGCTGACCCGGAGGGGCGCACTGCCCGGCCGCTGGCGCCCGTCCCGGCCGCCGCGGCCATTCCTCCCAAAGTTTTGACCGCCATAGCCGGCGCCTGGCGCCTGCTGGAAAGCCCCTTGCTGGTATGAAGATCCCTGCGGGTAGCCTTGGCCTCGCCCGCCGCCTGCATAATTGCCGCGGCGTCCGCCGGATTGCGGCAGCAGCTGGCGAAGCCTTTCACTGATCTCCGCCCGATAATGACGCCGCAGGTCTTCATCGCGGATACCGTTGAGCAGCCCGAACAGGCGCTTTTCCAGCGCGGCGCGGCGCTCGGGTGTGTCCAGGGAAGCCGCCTCCACCTCGCGCATCCACAGCAGGTCGACGAGCGGCTGCGTATTGTCCAGCACTTTGGCAATGGCCGAGGCGCCACCGCTACGTGCGAGATCGTCCGGGTCCTGTCCCTCGGGCAGCAGCGCGAAACGCAGCGATTGGCCTGCGACGAGATGTGGCAGCGCGACATCGATGGCGCGATAAGCCGCGCGCCGCCCCGCCCCATCCCCGTCGAAACAGAGAATAGGCTCTGGAGCCATGCGCCACAGCAGACTGAGCTGGTCCTCTGTCAGCGCCGTGCCGAGCGGCGCCACCGCATGCGGAAACCCCGCCATCGTCATGGCGATGACATCCACATAACCCTCGACGACCACGACCGTGCCCTTGTCATGGGCCGCCTTGCGCGCCGACTGGTGATTGTAGAGCACATGGCCCTTGTGGAAGAGCGGCGTCTCCGACGAATTGAGATATTTCGCCGGCGCATCCGCGCTCATCGCGCGGCCACCGAAGGCGATCACCCTGCCCCGCACGTCGGTGATCGGGAACATGATGCGGTCGCGGAATCGGTCATGCGGGACGGTCACATCCTCGCGATTGACCAGAAGGCCGGCCTCGATCATCGCATCCGCATCGACGCCCTGGGCCGCCAGATGCTCACGCAGCGCGAATCGCTCTGGCAAGGCGTAGCCGAGGCGGAAGCGCGCACGCGCCTCGTGACCCAGTCCGCGTCCATCGAGATAACGCGAGGCTTGCGCACCCTCCTTCTTCGCCAAATTGGCCTCGAAGAAGCGCGCGGCCATGTCCATGATCTCATGCAGGCCGCGCCGGCGCTCCTCCTCGGCCTGCGCTTCCTGCGACACTTTCGGCAGGGTGACACCGGCGTCGGCGGCCAGCCGCTCCACTGCCTCCGGGAAGGACACGCCTTCCGTCTCCATCAGGAAGGTGAAGATGTCGCCATGCTTGCCCGAGGAGAAGCAGTGGTAAAAACCCTTGTGATCATTGACGTAGAAGGAGGGCGTCTTCTCCGCGTTGAAGGGAGACAGGCCCTTCCATTCGCGCCCGGCCTTGGTCAGCCGAACGCGTCGCCCGACCACCGCCGTTACCGGGAGCCGTGCCCGAATCTCTTCGAGAATTGAGGGCGGAAAACGCATGGTCACCGAAGGATGGTCCCCGACCACGGCCAATGCAAGGGCGGCCGCATCGCCGCGCTGTCACGCTGGAAAGAGGCGATCAAGGCGCTTGAAAGTTATCCCCTGTTGAGCGGCTTATCCCGCCTGTCCACAGGAGCGATGGTCTCCGCGCCCGCGTTCTCCCTCTCCCCGGCGGGGAGAGGTAGGAGGTGGCAATCGTCGCGCGTCATCAAATCGATCGGTGGCACCCGGCGTTGGGGCATGACAGACCGGAAGCGCCTCAAGCGCCCGACAGCTTGGCCTTCACCGCAGCGCTCGCCTTCGCGAAATCCATGCGACCAGCATAGGCGCCCTTGAGGTGGGCAACGACCTTGCCCATGTCCTTGATGCTGGCAGCGCCCGTCTCGGCGATGGCCGTATCGATCGCTGCCGCGACCTCGGCCTCGTCGAGCTGCTTGGGCAGGAAGGAGGAGATCACGACGATTTCCGCATTTTCCTGGTCGGCAAGCTCGGTGCGGCCGGCATCGGTATAGATGGCCGCCGATTCCTGGCGCTGCTTGATCTCCTTCTGGAGCATGGAGAGGATCTCGTCGTCGGTGGTGGTGCCCTTGCCTGCGCCGCGCGCCTCGATGTCCTTGTCCTTGAGCTTGGCCTGGATGAGGCGCACGGCGGACAACCGGGTCTTGTCGCCTGCCTTCATGGCGTCTTTCATGGCCGCGGTGAAGCTTTCGCGCAAAGTGGACATCGCCAGGGCATCCTCTGTTTCCCCATTCGCCGCCTTACGCAGGGCGTGACGAATAGAGCGTTGACGTGTATGTCAGTCGTTCATTAAACGACGACGAATGTGACGCGCGGGCGGCCTTCGGGCTTTTTTGGCCCGCCTTTTCCATGCCCGCACGCCGGGCTGACCGAGGGCTTAAACGGAACATGGCGACGCTGCAAGACGATGCTGACCGCGGCCTCCACTCCGGCGCACAATCCGTTGCCGGCTGGAGCGAGCCGCGCTCGACCGCGCTGCTGGTGCTGGCGGACGGAACGGTATTGGAGGGCTTCGGGCTTGGTGCCACGGGCGAGGCGCCCGGCGAGGTCTGCTTCAACACAGCCATGACCGGCTACCAGGAAATCCTCACCGATCCCTCCTACGCCGGTCAAATCATCACTTTCACCTTCCCGCATATCGGCAATGTCGGCGTCAACGATGAGGACATCGAGACGGTCAACATGGCCGCCTCGTCGGGCGTGCGCGGCATCGTCGTCCATGCGGATGTGACATCGCCGGCCAACTGGCGCGCAAGCCGCCATCTCGACCAGTGGCTGAAGGCGCGTGGCATCGTCGGCCTTTCCGGTATCGACACCCGCGCCTTGACCGCGCTCATCCGCGACAAGGGCATGCCCAATGCCATCATCGCCCATGACCCCGACGGCAATTTCGACATCGACGCCCTGAAGGCGAAGGCCGCGGCCGTGCCCTCCATGGACGGGCTCGACCTGGTGCCGCTGGTCGGCACCACCCAGCGCTACGAATGGGACGAGACGCCCTGGACGCTGGAGAACGGCTATGGCCGCCGCGAGGGCGAGGCCAAATACCATGTCGTCGCGATCGACTACGGCGTGAAGCGCAACATTCTGCGGCTGCTGGCCGAACGCGATTGCAAGGTGACCGTGATGCCCGCGACGGCGACGGCCGAGGACATTCTCGCGCTGAAGCCCGATGGGGTGTTCCTTGCCAATGGCCCCGGCGATCCGGCCGCGACCGGCCAATATTCGGTCCCCGTAATCCGCAGGATCCTTGACGAGAAGCTGCCGACCTTCGGTATCTGCCTCGGTCACCAGATGCTCGGGCTCGCCATCGGCGCCAGGACGGCGAAGATGCACCAGGGCCATCATGGCGCGAACCACCCCGTGAAGGACGAAACGACCGGCAAGGTCGAGATCGTCTCGATGAACCACGGCTTCGCGGTAGATCGCGACAGCTTGCCGGCGAATGCGGTCGAAACCCATGTCTCGCTCTTCGATGGATCGAACTGCGGCATCGCCTTGACGGACCGGCCGGCCTTCTCGGTGCAGCACCATCCCGAGGCTTCGCCCGGTCCGCAGGACAGCCACTATCTGTTCGACCGTTTCGTCGCGCTCATCGAGAGCGAGAAGAAGGCCAAGCGGGCTTAAAAAGGACCGCGGTCCCGAACCAACGGCGGCGATGTCAGTTGTCCCCGAGCCGGCGCTTCGTCCGGTTCGACCAGGAAGGACAATCGGGGAGCCGCCGCCATGGGACAGCATCCGTCAACCGAGCCGCAGCGCTTCGCCTTCAGAGGCGACGGCAAAATCCCCAATAGCAGCCTGCCGCTCCTGCTCTATGGCAAGGCGACCGGGCTCGATGCGGATGATCCCGCCGGGACGCTGGAAGACCTGTTTACCGGCAACGGCTGGACGGATAGCTGGCGCAACGGGATTTTCCCTTATCACCATTATCATTCCCTGACCCACGAGGTGCTCGGCATCGCCCGTGGCCACGGCCGCGTGAGGTTCGGGGGTGAGAGCGGCCAGGATTTTGACGTGACGGCAGGCGATGTCGTCGTCATTCCGGCCGGCGTCGGCCATATCAGCCTGGAGGCGTCCAAAGACTTCCTCGTCGTCGGAGCCTACCCGCCGGGCTGCGGCTATGACCTGATCAAGGCCGATCCCACGGCCTATGAGGCCGCCCGCGCGCGGATCGACAAGGTGCCAAAACCGGAAACCGACCCGGTGATGGGGACAAAAGGCGGCTTGCTCGACGCGTGGTGAAGCGCCAGAGTGCTTGCGCTAATCGCGAGTGCCAAGCGCATGACCTGGACCGACTTCTGGAATTCCGACACGCCGATCTATGTCAATGAGCGCCACAAGCTCCTGCACTACCGCTTGATCGCGCGTGACATCATCAAGCTCCTGCCTTCCCGCGCGGCGCGCGTGCTCGATTACGGCTGCGGTGAAGCGCTTTCCGCGCGTGAGGTCGCGGCGCAATGCCAGTCCCTCACGCTCGTCGACGCAGCACCCAGGGTGCGCGAGAAGCTCGGCGAGCGGTTTGCCCCCGTCGCGAATATCAACGTCGCTTCTCCCGAGGATATCGCCGCCCTGCCGGCCGGATCCTTCGATCTCGTGATCATCAACTCGGTACTGCAGTATCTCACCAAGGATGAGGCGGCCGCAGTCTTCGCCACGTTGCGCGGCAAGTTGGCGCCGGGCGGCCGGCTGGTGCTCGCCGATATCCTGCAACCCGGCGTGAGCCCGCTTGCCGACGTCAAGGCGCTGCTTGGCTTCGGGTGGACCGGGGGATTTCTCGGCGCCGCCTGCCTCGGACTGGTCCGCACCGCCTTGTCCGACTATCGCAAGCTGCGCGGCCAGCTCGGCCTGACCCATTACAGCGAGGGCGAGATCATCGCGGCGCTCACCGCAGCCGGCTTTTCCGCCCACCGGCAACGCCCCAATATCGGCCATAACCAGGATCGCATGCTGATTATCGCCGAGCCGATCCCGGCGCGGGTGGAAATGCCAGCGGAAACGGCTCCGGCAGCGGTATGAGCCGGCGCGGGGCCCTCACCCGGACGCTGCGCGTCCGACCTCTCCCCGCCGGGAGAGGTGGCCCGCGCCCTATGCCAGCCGCTGGGTGGATCGCTGGCGTCCCCTCTCCCGATGGGAGAGGGTGAGGGACGACAACCGTATTCACGGCGACCAGGACAACTGCGACGGGGGACGACGGCGTCCTGCGATACCCTCACACGGGGCCCGCGCCGAATGTCCAGAGCTTATTGCCGAGGAAGTTCCAGACCAGCACGATGCCCGTGGTCACGACTTGCGCCGGCAGATAGGGCAGCGCGAACTGATGGATGAAGACATACATCAACGCGAAAGTGAGCCCGAAACCGCCGCTGGCGACGATGGCGAAACGCCAGCTGGCCTCGCGATGCGGCCGGGTGCTCGCGAAGGTCATGCTGCGATTGAGGATATAGGACACGATGCCGCCAGCGATGAAGCCGATGAGCGTGGCCGGCACCGGCCCCATGCCAGCGCCCTCGACAAGTCCGATCAGGGTGCCGAAATGGGCGACCGCGGCGAGAAGGCCGACGATGACGAAGCTCCCGACCTGACGCGGCAAACCGGCGGCATGACGGGCGATGAAGGACGAACGGTCGCTCATGATGTTCCTTCGGCGCGCACCCTCAGCCCAGCCACCGGGGCACGCAGCACGTGGCCTTGCCATATCGCCTCGGCTATCGCTTTGCCAATCGGCTTTCTCGGCCATCAGGCATGCAAGCACCGCCCAAGCACCGTTTAACCACCCGACAACCGTCTAACGGACCGCGCATGCATCACCAACGCATGTGTGCGATGCACTGGCGAGACGCCTTTAGGGCTTCCTTTGCCGCCCGACCCCGTGTAAACGACAGCTTCAGCCGACGTTACTCTCGAACTTTGCGGTCCGCGCGCCCATCCTGGCCAACCTTGTCCCGGGATGTGCGGAGGCGGATCGCGCTGACACGCCGGGTGTAGGCCCCACGGACAACGGGCAACCGTTCTTCGCGTTGAGCCGCACACTCAGATATAAGAAGCGCTCATGCTGTCGCCTGATCTGCTCCAGGCCTCGCGACAGCATGGGTTCCCCGAGCCAGGACAATACCGGACGACCATGCCCAAACGCACCGATATCTCCACGATCCTCATCATCGGCGCGGGTCCGATTGTCATCGGGCAAGCCTGTGAGTTCGACTATTCAGGTACCCAGGCCTGCAAGACGTTGAAGGCCGAGGGCTATCGAATCGTTCTGGTCAACTCGAATCCGGCGACGATCATGACCGATCCCGATCTCGCCCACGCAACCTATGTCGAGCCGATCACGCCGGAAATCGTAGCGAAGATCATCGAGAAGGAACGCTATGCCATTCCTGGCGGCTTTGCGCTCCTGCCGACCATGGGCGGCCAGACCGCGCTGAACTGCGCCCTGTCGCTGCGCAAGATGGGTGTCCTTGAGAAGTTCGATGTCGAGATGATCGGCGCCACCGCCGAGGCGATCGACAAGGCCGAGGATCGTGAGCTGTTCCGCGAGGCGATGACCAGGATCGGCCTCGATACCCCCCGCTCCCATCACATCAAGACCCTCTCCCAGGCACTCGAGGCGCTGGAAGACATCGGCCTGCCCGCGATCATCCGCCCCTCCTTCACCATGGGTGGGACCGGCGGCGGCATCGCCTACAACAAGGGCGAGTTCATCGACATCGTCGAGCGCGGCATCGACGCCTCGCCAACGAGCGAAGTGCTCATCGAGGAAAGCGTCCTCGGCTGGAAGGAATATGAGATGGAGGTCGTCCGCGACAAGGCGGACAACTGCATCATCATCTGCTCCATCGAGAATATCGATCCAATGGGCGTGCATACGGGCGATTCCATTACCGTCGCCCCGGCCCTGACGCTGACTGACAAGGAATACCAGATCATGCGCGACGCCTCGCTGGCGGTGCTGCGCGAGATCGGCGTCGAGACTGGCGGCTCCAACGTGCAGTTCGCGGTCGATCCCGCCAACGGCCGCATGATCGTCATCGAGATGAACCCGCGCGTGTCGCGCTCCTCGGCGCTTGCCTCGAAGGCCACGGGCTTTCCCATCGCCAAGGTCGCCGCCAAGCTCGCCGTCGGCTACACGCTGGACGAGATCGCCAACGACATCACGGGCGGCGCGACGCCGGCCTCGTTCGAGCCGTCGATCGACTATGTCGTCACGAAGATCCCGCGCTTCGCCTTCGAGAAATTTCCCGGCGCGGAACCAACCCTGACGACCGCCATGAAGTCGGTCGGCGAGGCCATGGCGATCGGCCGTACCTTTCAGGAATCGCTGCAGAAGGCCCTGCGCTCCCTCGAAACCGGCCTCACTGGCCTCGATGAGATTGAAATCCCCGGCCTTGGCCAGGGCGATGACCGCAATGCCATCAAGGCCGCTCTCGGCACCCCGACGCCGGACCGGCTGCTGATCGTGGCCCAGGCCATCCGTCTCGGCATCGATCTCAAGCAGATCCACGATACCTGCCGCATCGACCCGTGGTTCCTGGAGCAACTGGCCGAGTTGATGGACACCGAGGCCCGGGTCCGCGCCCACGGTCTGCCGACCACGCCGCGTGCTTTCCGCAAGCTCAAGGCACAGGGCTTTTCGGACGCGCGGCTCGCCGTGCTCGCCGGCACGACGGAGCCCGAAGTCAAGACCGCGCGCCGCGGCCTCGGCATTCGGCCGGTCTTCAAGCGCATCGACACCTGCGCGGCCGAGTTCGCCTCACCGACCGCCTATATGTATTCGACTTATGCCGCGCCCTTCGCCGGCACCCCGGCGGACGAGGCTCTGCCCAGCAGCCGCGACAAGGTCATCATTCTCGGCGGCGGACCGAACCGCATCGGCCAGGGCATCGAGTTCGACTATTGCTGCTGCCACGCCGCCTTCGCGCTAAAGGACGCGGGCTACGAGACCATCATGGTCAATTGCAATCCGGAGACCGTGTCGACTGACTACGACACCTCCGACCGCCTGTATTTCGAGCCGCTGACGGCCGAAGACGTGCTCGAAATCATCGATACCGAGCGCGAGGCCGGACGGCTTCACGGCGTCATCGTGCAGTTCGGCGGCCAGACCCCGCTGAAGCTCGCCGTCGCGCTGGAAGCGGAGAAGGTGCCAATCCTGGGCACCTCGCCGGACATGATCGACCTGGCGGAAGACCGTGACCGCTTCAAGCGCCTGCTCGACCGGCTCGGCTTGAAGCAGCCGAAGAACGGCATCGCCTATTCCGTAGAGCAGGCACGCCTCATCGCCGCGGAAGTCGGCCTGCCGCTCGTCGTGCGCCCGTCCTACGTGCTCGGCGGCCGTGCCATGGCCATCATTCGCGACGAGGACGCGCTGTCGAACTATCTGCTCGACAGCCTGCCCGCGCTCGTGCCGCACGACATCAAGGCACGCTACCCCAACGACAAGACGGGGCAGATCAACACGCTCCTCGGCAAGAACCCGCTCCTGTTCGATCGCTATCTCTCGGATGCGATCGAGGTCGACGTCGATGCTCTGTGCGACCGCAAGGACGTGTATATCGCCGGCATCATGGAGCATATCGAGGAAGCGGGCATCCATTCCGGGGACAGCGCCTGTGCCCTGCCGCCGCACTCCCTCGATGCCGAGCTCCTCGCCGAGCTGGAGCGTCAGACAAAGGCGCTGGCGCTGGCGCTCGAAGTCGGCGGCCTGATGAACGTGCAATACGCCATCAAGGACGGCACGATCTACGTGCTCGAGGTCAACCCCCGTGCCTCGCGGACGGTGCCTTTCGTCGCCAAGGTCATCGGCGAGCCCATCGCCAAGATCGCGGCGCGTGTCATGGCGGGCGAGGCTCTCGACATCTTCAACCTCAAGCCGAAGAAGCTCGAGCATATCGGCGTGAAGGAAGCCGTGTTTCCCTTCGCGCGCTTCCCCGGCGTTGACGTGCTGCTCGGACCAGAGATGCGCTCCACGGGCGAGGTCATCGGCCTCGATCGGTCGTTCGGCGTCGCCTTCGCCAAGAGCCAGCTCGGCGGTGGCACGAAGGTGCCGACCACAGGCACGGTTTTCGTCTCGGTGAAGGACGTCGACAAGGAGCGCATCCTGCCAACCGTGAGGCTCCTGACCAGTCTCGGCTTCAAGATCGTCGCGACCTCCGGCACGCAACGCTTTCTTGAGGATAAGGGCATTACGGCGACGAGCATCAACAAGGTTCTCGAAGGGCGGCCGCACGTGGTCGACGCCATCAAGAACGGCGGCATTCAGCTCGTCTTCAACACCACCGAAGGCGCCCAGGCCCTTTCGGATTCACGCTCGCTGCGTCGGGCCGCCCTCTTGCATAAGGTACCTTACTATACCACTCTTGCGGGCGCTGCTGCTGCCGCCGAGGGGATCAAGGCCTATCTCGACGGCGAACTGGAGGTGCGTGCATTGCAGGATTATTGGCCAGCTCACAGTTGATCGACCGCCCGTCGTGGCAGACAGAGTTTTTCATTGATC
Proteins encoded in this region:
- the carB gene encoding carbamoyl phosphate synthetase subunit beta, which produces MLSPDLLQASRQHGFPEPGQYRTTMPKRTDISTILIIGAGPIVIGQACEFDYSGTQACKTLKAEGYRIVLVNSNPATIMTDPDLAHATYVEPITPEIVAKIIEKERYAIPGGFALLPTMGGQTALNCALSLRKMGVLEKFDVEMIGATAEAIDKAEDRELFREAMTRIGLDTPRSHHIKTLSQALEALEDIGLPAIIRPSFTMGGTGGGIAYNKGEFIDIVERGIDASPTSEVLIEESVLGWKEYEMEVVRDKADNCIIICSIENIDPMGVHTGDSITVAPALTLTDKEYQIMRDASLAVLREIGVETGGSNVQFAVDPANGRMIVIEMNPRVSRSSALASKATGFPIAKVAAKLAVGYTLDEIANDITGGATPASFEPSIDYVVTKIPRFAFEKFPGAEPTLTTAMKSVGEAMAIGRTFQESLQKALRSLETGLTGLDEIEIPGLGQGDDRNAIKAALGTPTPDRLLIVAQAIRLGIDLKQIHDTCRIDPWFLEQLAELMDTEARVRAHGLPTTPRAFRKLKAQGFSDARLAVLAGTTEPEVKTARRGLGIRPVFKRIDTCAAEFASPTAYMYSTYAAPFAGTPADEALPSSRDKVIILGGGPNRIGQGIEFDYCCCHAAFALKDAGYETIMVNCNPETVSTDYDTSDRLYFEPLTAEDVLEIIDTEREAGRLHGVIVQFGGQTPLKLAVALEAEKVPILGTSPDMIDLAEDRDRFKRLLDRLGLKQPKNGIAYSVEQARLIAAEVGLPLVVRPSYVLGGRAMAIIRDEDALSNYLLDSLPALVPHDIKARYPNDKTGQINTLLGKNPLLFDRYLSDAIEVDVDALCDRKDVYIAGIMEHIEEAGIHSGDSACALPPHSLDAELLAELERQTKALALALEVGGLMNVQYAIKDGTIYVLEVNPRASRTVPFVAKVIGEPIAKIAARVMAGEALDIFNLKPKKLEHIGVKEAVFPFARFPGVDVLLGPEMRSTGEVIGLDRSFGVAFAKSQLGGGTKVPTTGTVFVSVKDVDKERILPTVRLLTSLGFKIVATSGTQRFLEDKGITATSINKVLEGRPHVVDAIKNGGIQLVFNTTEGAQALSDSRSLRRAALLHKVPYYTTLAGAAAAAEGIKAYLDGELEVRALQDYWPAHS
- the dnaG gene encoding DNA primase; the encoded protein is MTMRFPPSILEEIRARLPVTAVVGRRVRLTKAGREWKGLSPFNAEKTPSFYVNDHKGFYHCFSSGKHGDIFTFLMETEGVSFPEAVERLAADAGVTLPKVSQEAQAEEERRRGLHEIMDMAARFFEANLAKKEGAQASRYLDGRGLGHEARARFRLGYALPERFALREHLAAQGVDADAMIEAGLLVNREDVTVPHDRFRDRIMFPITDVRGRVIAFGGRAMSADAPAKYLNSSETPLFHKGHVLYNHQSARKAAHDKGTVVVVEGYVDVIAMTMAGFPHAVAPLGTALTEDQLSLLWRMAPEPILCFDGDGAGRRAAYRAIDVALPHLVAGQSLRFALLPEGQDPDDLARSGGASAIAKVLDNTQPLVDLLWMREVEAASLDTPERRAALEKRLFGLLNGIRDEDLRRHYRAEISERLRQLLPQSGGRRGNYAGGGRGQGYPQGSSYQQGAFQQAPGAGYGGQNFGRNGRGGRDGRQRPGSAPLRVSQSLARNSLFAATNAGAPREALIVLTLLAHPELMHRYGEDVTSLDFANADALRLRACLIDREALAMDGPQPSDSLPQEVALAAERLRVVVRHGDVWAFDQDAELSAVEEILRQALILHRRAFTLHSELKAAERALAEDESEANLAWLTEVRTQLTSLDGAEADREAAKKMSTSRDRP
- a CDS encoding putative secreted protein with PEP-CTERM sorting signal (Evidence 3 : Putative function from multiple computational evidences), with amino-acid sequence MSDRSSFIARHAAGLPRQVGSFVIVGLLAAVAHFGTLIGLVEGAGMGPVPATLIGFIAGGIVSYILNRSMTFASTRPHREASWRFAIVASGGFGLTFALMYVFIHQFALPYLPAQVVTTGIVLVWNFLGNKLWTFGAGPV
- a CDS encoding conserved hypothetical protein (Evidence 4 : Unknown function but conserved in other organisms) → MSTLRESFTAAMKDAMKAGDKTRLSAVRLIQAKLKDKDIEARGAGKGTTTDDEILSMLQKEIKQRQESAAIYTDAGRTELADQENAEIVVISSFLPKQLDEAEVAAAIDTAIAETGAASIKDMGKVVAHLKGAYAGRMDFAKASAAVKAKLSGA
- a CDS encoding hypothetical protein (Evidence 5 : Unknown function); its protein translation is MRRFRSVMPQRRVPPIDLMTRDDCHLLPLPAGERENAGAETIAPVDRRDKPLNRG
- a CDS encoding Ubiquinone/menaquinone biosynthesis C-methylase UbiE; amino-acid sequence: MLALIASAKRMTWTDFWNSDTPIYVNERHKLLHYRLIARDIIKLLPSRAARVLDYGCGEALSAREVAAQCQSLTLVDAAPRVREKLGERFAPVANINVASPEDIAALPAGSFDLVIINSVLQYLTKDEAAAVFATLRGKLAPGGRLVLADILQPGVSPLADVKALLGFGWTGGFLGAACLGLVRTALSDYRKLRGQLGLTHYSEGEIIAALTAAGFSAHRQRPNIGHNQDRMLIIAEPIPARVEMPAETAPAAV
- a CDS encoding Cupin domain-containing protein — protein: MGQHPSTEPQRFAFRGDGKIPNSSLPLLLYGKATGLDADDPAGTLEDLFTGNGWTDSWRNGIFPYHHYHSLTHEVLGIARGHGRVRFGGESGQDFDVTAGDVVVIPAGVGHISLEASKDFLVVGAYPPGCGYDLIKADPTAYEAARARIDKVPKPETDPVMGTKGGLLDAW
- the carA gene encoding carbamoyl phosphate synthetase subunit alpha encodes the protein MATLQDDADRGLHSGAQSVAGWSEPRSTALLVLADGTVLEGFGLGATGEAPGEVCFNTAMTGYQEILTDPSYAGQIITFTFPHIGNVGVNDEDIETVNMAASSGVRGIVVHADVTSPANWRASRHLDQWLKARGIVGLSGIDTRALTALIRDKGMPNAIIAHDPDGNFDIDALKAKAAAVPSMDGLDLVPLVGTTQRYEWDETPWTLENGYGRREGEAKYHVVAIDYGVKRNILRLLAERDCKVTVMPATATAEDILALKPDGVFLANGPGDPAATGQYSVPVIRRILDEKLPTFGICLGHQMLGLAIGARTAKMHQGHHGANHPVKDETTGKVEIVSMNHGFAVDRDSLPANAVETHVSLFDGSNCGIALTDRPAFSVQHHPEASPGPQDSHYLFDRFVALIESEKKAKRA